The following coding sequences are from one Neurospora crassa OR74A linkage group I, whole genome shotgun sequence window:
- the col-20 gene encoding fungal specific transcription factor: MSLTTEGNAQPISCLECRRRKQKCNRQFPCNHCSKRGVAHLCRFVPKKANKSDTASDEGSSSVSKKRALESPEESYFDENGCQDNENDEADEVDALNALGYMPHTHHVLLGKTNKGTVDADDEPVQSKELQTAIMSMPAKPYMDCLVDNWLNGANHHYYVLYRPQFRTQYDGWWATPANKRTTELTSLILRVCACSALYIMDAGVMDRLEYELGTDALTLATTLHTTAEKLSKMVPSGKGGLAHVQQLFLTGFWYKSAEKWTEAWHALGTAIHAAYEIGLHQDSLSDGMSEFDREMRRRVWGILYIWDFTLSSMLSRPLLVNHADCTFVEPTLALDKDPENPDKPSPFLHINLHSSLCLKMAAELKTVLSGNSIPTGMSKALMSKALKDIVQKWMDELPAAYALQNPDTQWDAENDWIVFQRRYLHLVGHMCLFDPLKQFVTRDSAEPLSELELELRESGVLAALGLMEVSRTFFEHLASAGAKFHYAVFCIFDTTTVLCSGLVRDEARNLPHRETVLESIKRGLSMLHECTGDSKTTLSLCRILEKMVANLPLSYREKGLMGSTKRVKSKSTSTSPSVSSAAGGLEVADPARQGRSIDSAIHLVEEPRQGDNIGSNVSGEVSAVIDNNSAAPEAGVRGDAGPNYAEPLQVCDLLPPPPPVEAATAPWQTTVDQFGKFQPATYEMAQRNDPGQYGQLDWQLQQYHLNNNLDLFDGVQLLPLDGGVPTLLEHWDWEGLHVGNPRLWDSPSPLASP; this comes from the exons ATGAGCTTGACAACCGAAGGCAACGCGCAGCCGATTTCGTGCTTGGagtgtcgtcgtcggaagCAGAAG TGTAATCGTCAGTTTCCATGCAACCATTGCTCGAAGAGAGGAGTCGCCCATCTGTGCAGATTTGTTCCGAAGAAAGCCAACAAAAGCGATACAGCCTCTGACGAGGGCTCATCGAG TGTGTCCAAGAAACGGGCTTTAGAGTCCCCCGAAGAGTCTTATTTCGATGAGAACGGCTGCCAAGATAATGAAAACGACGAGGCCGACGAGGTGGATGCTCTCAATGCCCTCGGGTATAtgccacacacacaccacgTGTTGCTTGGTAAGACAAACAAGGGTACGGTTGATGCGGACGATGAGCCTGTCCAGTCGAAGGAACTGCAAACTGCCATCATGTCAATGCCTGCCAAGCCATATATGG ATTGTTTGGTGGACAACTGGCTCAACGGTGCAAACCATCACTACTACGTTTTGTATCGACCTCAGTTTAGGACCCAGTATGATGGATGGTGGGCGACACCCGCGAACAAGCGTACAACAGAGTTGACCAGTTTGATCCTGCGGGTTTGTGCCTGCTCGGCCTTGTACATCATGGACGCTGGCGTCATGGACAGACTAGAGTATGAGCTTGGGACTGATGCATTGACACTCGCTACCACCTTGCACACAACAGCGGAGAAGCTCAGTAAAATGGTACCTTCTGGGAAAGGGGGGCTAGCCCATGTCCAGCAGCTCTTCTTGACCGGTTTCTGGTACAAGTCGGCCGAGAAATGGACCGAAGCGTGGCATGCCCTAGGAACTGCCATTCATGCAGCATATGAGATAGGACTTCACCAGGATTCTTTATCTGATGGCATGTCGGAGTTTGACCGCGAGATGAGAAGACGTGTTTGGGGTATCCTGTATATATGGGACTT CACCTTGAGTTCGATGCTTTCTCGGCCATTGCTCGTTAACCACGCCGACTGCACATTCGTAGAGCCAACGTTAGCTCTCGACAAAGACCCCGAAAACCCAGATAAACCGTCCCCTTTTCTGCACATAAATCTCCACAGCTCCCTGTGCTTGAAGATGGCAGCAGAACTCAAGACCGTGCTGTCCGGCAACTCCATTCCGACCGGAATGAGTAAGGCCTTGATGAGTAAGGCTTTGAAAGACATTGTACAGAAGTGGATGGACGAACTGCCCGCTGCATATGCTCTCCAAAACCCAGACACTCAATGGGACGCGGAGAATGATTGGATCGTATTCCAACGTCGCTATCTTCACCTCGTCGGTCACATGTGCTTGTTCGATCCTCTCAAACAATTCGTAACTCGAGATTCTGCAGAGCCATTGTCTGAGTTGGAGCTGGAACTTCGTGAGTCGGGTGTGTTAGCCGCATTGGGCCTCATGGAAGTATCTCGGACGTTCTTCGAGCATCTCGCGTCTGCCGGCGCAAAATTCCACTATGCCGTCTTTTGCATCTTTGACACCACCACTGTCTTGTGTTCTGGACTGGTCCGTGACGAAGCCCGGAATTTGCCACATCGAGAGACTGTGCTTGAATCCATCAAGCGCGGGTTGAGTATGCTGCACGAGTGTACCGGCGACTCAAAGACGACATTGAGCCTGTGCCGGATTCTGGAAAAAATGGTTGCAAATTTGCCACTTAGCTATCGGGAGAAAGGACTAATGGGTTCCACCAAGCGAGTGAAGTCCAAGAGCACGAGTACGTCTCCGAGTGTTTCTTCGGCTGCTGGTGGGCTCGAAGTCGCGGACCCTGCTCGGCAGGGCAGGAGTATCGATTCGGCCATCCACTTGGTTGAGGAACCTCGTCAAGGCGATAACATCGGCAGCAATGTTTCCGGCGAAGTCTCAGCCGTCATCGACAACAACTCGGCTGCACCCGAGGCAGGAGTAAGAGGTGATGCTGGGCCAAATTATGCAGAGCCCCTCCAGGTGTGCGacctgctgccgccgccgccgccagtagaagcagcaacagcaccatGGCAAACCACCGTGGATCAGTTTGGCAAGTTCCAGCCAGCTACGTATGAGATGGCTCAACGCAACGACCCAGGCCAATACGGGCAACTTGACTGGCAGCTTCAACAATATCACTTGAACAACAATCTGGACCTGTTCGATGGGGTGCAACTGCTCCCACTCGACGGAGGGGTTCCAACCTTGCTAGAGCATTGGGACTGGGAGGGCCTCCACGTTGGAAATCCTAGGCTGTGGGACAGTCCTTCTCCGTTGGCTTCGCCTTGA
- the thr-5 gene encoding l-allo-threonine aldolase, producing MPAESHGKRSRARRADHLCPVSNGDSDVISSPLQSTMPAQASRAVARQLCIAGRHQQPLRLSFRTPVVLSSVRQSCGFSSTTPFKMGQSDVQNAWVGSAGPGAFDLRSDTMTTPTASMLAAIQSCSLLDDVMQEDPTTSDLEAHCAALCGKEAGLLVLSGTMGNQLAMRSLLTQPPHGVLCDARCHIVKYEAGGVSSLTGAMLKPVMPSNGVYLTLEDVKANIHLDDDVHTCPTRVLELENTLNGMIMPLSEVRRISAFAREHGIKMHCDGARLWEAVASGAGSLAEFAKCFDTISLCFSKGLGAPIGSMLVGPKDVIKHARWVRKSIGGGLRQSGVVAAAARVAVDETFGKGPSGEGGKLKGAHILAKEIERIWTGLGGKLLHPVDTNMVWLDLNDAKCSAERMNELGKESGLKLWAPRLVISYQVFENRDHVIPKLESIFETIMQEKTTKTGEGFQKADGEISQYRSK from the exons ATGCCCGCAGAGTCACACGGGAAGAGGTCTAGAGCTCGCCGGGCTGACCACCTCTGTCCGGTGTCCAACGGTGATTCTGACGTGATTTCTTCGCCACTTCAATCGACCATGCCGGCTCAGGCCTCAAGAGCAGTTGCCCGACAACTTTGCATCGCTGGTCGACATCAACAACCTTTACGCTTGTCGTTCAGAACCCCGGTGGTTCTTTCGTCCGTTCGACAGTCCTGTGGTTTCtcgtcaacaacaccctTCAAGATGGGCCAGTCAGATGTGCAAAATGCCTGGGTTGGCAGCGCCGGCCCGGGAGCCTTTGATCTCCGCA GTGATACCATGACAACTCCCACGGCGTCCATGCTTGCCGCTATCCAGTCCTGCTCTCTGCTCGACGATGTCATGCAAGAAGATCCCACCACCAGCGACCTTGAGGCCCACTGCGCTGCTTTGTGCGGCAAGGAGGCCGGCCTCCTCGTTTTGTCAGGCACCATGGGCAATCAGCTAGCTATGAGGTCCTTGCTCACCCAACCGCCTCACGGTGTGCTCTGCGATGCCCGCTGCCACATTGTAAAATATGAGGCTGGAGG TGTCTCATCTCTAACGGGCGCCATGCTCAAGCCTGTCATGCCTAGCAACGGCGTCTACCTTACCCTCGAAGACGTCAAGGCCAACATTCATCTCGATGACGACGTGCACACTTGCCCGACTCGCGTTCTCGAGCTCGAGAACACACTCAATGGCATGATCATGCCGCTCTCCGAGGTGCGCCGCATCTCCGCCTTTGCTCGCGAGCATGGGATCAAGATGCACTGCGACGGCGCGCGCTTGTGGGAGGCGGTGGCCTCTGGTGCTGGAAGCCTTGCCGAATTTGCAAAGTGCTTTGACACAATCAGCCTATGCTTCTCCAAGGGCCTTGGAGCACCCATTGGCAGCATGCTGGTAGGCCCCAAGGACGTGATCAAGCATGCCCGGTGGGTAAGAAAGTCGATTGGCGGTGGACTAAGACAGTCGGGCGTCGTGGCGGCTGCTGCGAGGGTTGCCGTTGACGAAACGTTTGGCAAGGGGCCCAGTGGCGAAGGCGGCAAGTTGAAGGGAGCGCATATTTTGGCCAAGGAGATCGAGAGGATATGGACGGGCTTGGGCGGCAAGCTTCTTCATCCTGTTGACACCAACATGGTGTGGCTCGATTTGAACGATGCGAAGTGTTCGGCGGAGAGGATGAATGAGCTCGGCAAAGAATCGGGACTCAAGTTATGGGCACCTCGCTTGGTCATCAGCTACCAGGTTTTTGAAAACCGTGACCATGTAATACCCAAGCTGGAGAGCATCTTCGAGACGATCATGCAGGAGAAGACAACAAAGACGGGAGAAGGTTTTCAGAAGGCTGATGGAGAGATATCGCAATATCGGAGCAAATAG
- the tre-1 gene encoding trehalase, with protein sequence MVSRFLGATVPLAAAILPGARALYVNGSVTAPCDSPIYCYGELLHQVELARPFSDSKTFVDMPTIKPVDEVLEAFSKLTLPLSNNSELHEFLSTYFGPAGGELEAVPTDQLHVSPTFLDNVSDDVIKQFVDSVINIWPDLTRKYVGAGELCTGCADSFIPVNRTFVVAGGRFREPYYWDSFWILEGLLRTGGAFTEISKNIIENFLDLVEQIGFVPNGARLYYLDRSQPPLLTQMVRIYVEHTNDTSILERAVPVLKKEWEWWTTNRTVEVTADGKTYSLQRYHVDNNQPRPESYREDYITANNNSYYATSGIIYPETTPLNDTQKALLYANLASGAESGWDYSSRWLKNPGDAARDVYFPLRSLNVLEIVPVDLNSILYQNEVTIGKFLAQQGSKDEAEEWAKKAEERSEAMYKLMWNSTLWSYFDYNLTSSSQNIYVPADPQVFPFEQPSGTPEGYQVLFSVNQMFPFWTGAAPDQLKGNPLAVKLAFERIKNLLDNKAGGIPATNFVTGQQWDEPNVWPPLMHVLMDGLLNTPATFGEDDPAYQETQTLALRLAQRYVDSTFCTWYATGGSTSETPKLQGLGSDLKGIMFEKYSDNSTNVAGSGGEYEVVEGFGWTNGVLIWAADKFGDKLKRPDCGDITPAQVGKRADITMEKRAVELDVFDAKFTKKFARKGKLEKLKAKFKRRAAI encoded by the exons atGGTATCACGATTCCTTGGGGCAACTGTGCCCCTGGCTGCTGCTATTCTGCCTGGAGCCCGCGCGCTGTATGTCAATGGCTCAGTAACGGCTCCATGCGACTCGCCAATCTATTGCTATGGCGAGCTTCTACACCAGGTCGAGCTAGCTCGTCCATTCTCCGATTCAAAGACCTTCGTCGATAT GCCCACCATCAAACCCGTGGATGAGGTGCTTGAAGCTTTCAGCAAGCTAACCCTCCCATTGAGCAACAACTCGGAGCTCCACGAATTCCTCAGCACCTATTTCGGACCCGCTGGTGGCGAGCTTGAAGCAGTACCAACCGACCAGCTCCATGTATCGCCGACATTTCTTGACAATGTCAGTGACGATGTGATCAAGCAATTTGTCGATTCGGTTATCAACATCTGGCCAGACCTCACCAGGAAATACGTGGGCGCGGGCGAATTATGCACGGGATGCGCTGACAGCTTCATCCCCGTCAACCGTACCTTCGTCGTGGCTGGTGGCCGCTTCCGTGAACCCTACTACTGGGACTCGTTCTGGATTCTCGAAGGTCTTCTGCGCACGGGGGGTGCCTTCACCGAGATCTCGAAGAACATTATTGAGAACTTCCTTGACTTGGTGGAGCAGATCGGATTTGTTCCCAACGGAGCAAGACTCTACTACCTTGACCGCTCGCAGCCTCCACTCCTGACGCAGATGGTCAGGATCTATGTTGAACACACCAACGATACAAGCATCCTCGAGAGAGCGGTGCCAGTTCTGAAGAAGGAATGGGAGTGGTGGACGACCAACCGCACGGTCGAAGTCACTGCGGATGGAAAGACATACTCTCTCCAGAG ATACCACGTCGACAACAACCAACCCCGTCCCGAGTCTTACCGTGAAGATTACATTACCGCTAACAACAACTCTTATTATGCTACCTCTGGTATCATTTACCCAGAGACAACTCCTCTTAATGACACCCAGAAAGCGCTGCTCTACGCAAACCTCGCCAGTGGCGCCGAGTCAGGATGGGACTACAGTTCTAGATGGCTGAAGAACCCTGGCGACGCTGCCCGCGACGTGTACTTCCCTCTCCGCTCGCTCAATGTCCTCGAGATTGTCCCTGTTGACCTCAACTCGATACTTTACCAGAATGAGGTCACCATCGGCAAGTTTCTCGCTCAGCAGGGCAGCAAGGACGAAGCTGAGGAGTGGGCCAAGAAAGCCGAAGAGCGCAGCGAAGCCATGTACAAGCTCATGTGGAACTCGACGCTGTGGAGCTACTTTGATTATAACTTAACATCGTCCTCCCAAAATATCTATGTGCCCGCCGACCCTCAAGTCTTCCCCTTCGAACAGCCCAGCGGCACCCCCGAGGGCTACCAGGTTCTCTTCTCTGTCAACCAGATGTTCCCCTTCTGGACTGGTGCTGCCCCAGACCAGCTCAAAGGCAACCCATTGGCTGTCAAGCTTGCCTTTGAACGGATCAAGAACTTGCTCGACAACAAGGCCGGTGGCATTCCTGCTACCAACTTTGTCACTGGCCAACAGTGGGACGAGCCTAACGTATGGCCACCCCTCATGCATGTCCTCATGGACGGCCTCCTCAACACCCCGGCCACCTTCGGCGAGGATGACCCGGCGTATCAGGAGACACAGACTCTGGCCCTCCGTCTTGCTCAGCGTTACGTCGACTCGACCTTCTGTACCTGGTACGCCACCGGCGGGTCTACATCGGAGACGCCGAAGCTGCAAGGTCTCGGTTCCGACCTCAAGGGCATCATGTTCGAGAAGTACTCTGACAACTCGACCAACGTCGCTGGTAGCGGAGGCGAGTACGAGGTCGTGGAAGGCTTCGGCTGGACCAATGGCGTGCTGATTTGGGCCGCGGACAAGTTTGGTGATAAGCTCAAGAGGCCAGATTGTGGTGATATTACCCCTGCGCAAGTGGGCAAGAGGGCCGACATCACTATGGAGAAGAGGGCGGTTGAGCTGGATGTCTTTGATGCCAAGTTCACAAAGAAGTTCGCCAGGAAGGGGAAGCTTGAGAAGCTGAAGGCCAAGTTCAAGAGGCGCGCCGCTATCTAG
- the ngf-1 gene encoding histone acetyltransferase GCN5 yields the protein MPANSVTALPYNIKMKEENTKRKATEEPTSPSSAKRIKHSDSNEENEDTKKPKIPAIPFPEKAAVIEERDGEIEFRVVNNDGERESLIILTGLKCIFQKQLPKMPKDYIARLVYDRTHLSIAIVKKPLEVVGGITYRPFKGRQFAEIVFCAISSDQQVKGYGAHLMSHLKDYVKATSDVMHFLTYADNYAIGYFKKQGFTKEITLDKSVWMGYIKDYEGGTIMQCSMLPRVRYLEMGRMLLKQKECVQAKIRAYSKSHIVHQPPKQWKNGVTPIDPLSVEAIRASGWSPDMDELARQPRHGPNYNQLLHLLNDLQNHASSWPFLVPVNKDEVHDYYDVIKEPMDLSTMEDKLEKDQYNTPEDFIKDAKLIFDNCRKYNNENTPYAKCANKLEKYMWQQIKAIPEWSHLEP from the exons ATGCCCGCTAATTCCGTCACGGCCCTGCCGTACAACATCAAAATGAAGGAAGAAA ATACCAAGCGCAAGGCTACCGAGGAGCCTACCTCTCCTTCGTCGGCGAAACGAATCAAGCATAGCGACTCGAACGAGGAGAATGAGGACACCAAGAAGCCAAAAATCCCCGCCATTCCCTTCCCAGAAAAGGCCGCCGTTATCGAAGAACGCGACGGCGAAATCGAATTCCGTGTGGTCAACAATGATGGCGAACGCGAAAGCCTGATCATTCTCACCGGTCTCAAGTGCATCTTCCAGAAACAACTACCCAAGATGCCCAAAGACTACATCGCCCGCCTTGTCTACGACCGGACCCATTTGTCGATCGCCATCGTCAAAAAGCCGCTCGAGGTAGTGGGTGGCATCACATACCGACCATTCAAGGGCCGCCAGTTCGCCGAAATCGTCTTTTGCGCCATTTCTTCCGACCAGCAGGTCAAGGGCTACGGTGCTCATCTCATGTCACATTTGAAGGACTATGTCAAGGCTACCTCGGACGTCATGCACTTCCTCACATACGCCGACAATTATGCCATTGGCTACTTCAAAAAACAAGGCTTCACAAAGGAAATCACACTCGACAAGTCAGTATGGATGGGCTACATCAAGGATTATGAAGGCGGCACTATCATGCAGTGCAGCATGCTTCCACGAGTACGCTACCTCGAGATGGGCCGCATGCTTCTCAAGCAAAAGGAATGTGTTCAGGCCAAGATCCGTGCCTACAGCAAATCTCACATTGTCCACCAGCCCCCCAAGCAGTGGAAGAACGGCGTAACACCCATCGACCCTCTTTCAGTCGAGGCCATCCGCGCTTCAGGATGGAGCCCAGATATGGACGAGCTCGCCCGTCAGCCACGCCACGGGCCAAATTACAACCAGCTGCTGCACCTCCTCAATGATTTACAGAATCATGCCAGTAGTTGGCCCTTCTTGGTACCCGTCAACAAGGACGAGGTACATGACTACTACGATGTCATCAAAGAGCCTATGGACTTGAGTACCATGGAGGACAAGCTTGAGAAAGATCAATACAACACGCCCGAGGATTTCATCAAGGACGCCAAGCTCATATTCGACAACTGCCGAAAGTACAACAACGAAAACACCCCATATGCAAAGTGCGCCAACAAGCTCGAGAAGTACATGTGGCAGCAAATTAAGGCGATTCCCGAGTGGTCACACCTCGAGCCTTAG